From the Halobellus litoreus genome, the window GCGGCGGCGAGGAGACGACCTCCGGTGGCGGGGGAAGCGGCGAGAAGACACTCGTTATGGGCACGGCCTCGGAGGTCAGCGCGAACTTCGCGATGATGTCCGGACTCGGCGGTGTCGTGAACGAGAACACCGACGAGGTGTATATGGACGTCCGTCCGAGCGCCTCGATGGCCGCGAACATCGGGCGGATGTCGAGAGACGAGATCGACATCGGGTTGATCGAGAGCACGACGGCACACGACGTCAACGTGGGGAACGAGCCCTTCGGGGAGATCGGCGTCGACCTGCGGCAGATCGTCCACGGCTCCACCTCGGACTGGTTCCTCTTCGCGGCGGACGACCAGTACTCGACGATCGACGACATCGGCCCGGACACGTACGTCGCGCCCGGTCCGTCCGGATCGCGCGTGACCGATATGGTCCGTCGGGTCCTCGAACTCGCCGGCGTCGAGTACCAGGAGCGGACGACCGGGTACGGCGATATGGGCGCTGCGGTCGCCGAGGGGCGCATCGACGTCGGTCTCGGCGCGTTCACGAACGTCCAGGTCGGAACCGTCACGCCGGGGTGGGTCCAGGAGATCAAGGGGACGGTCGACGCCCGACTGCTCGGTCTCCCCGCGGAGCTCCAGAGCGGGATAAACGAGGAGGGCTGGGGGAACTCCTTCGAGTTCGACGTCGACGCCGAGGGCTGGGCGCACGTCCCCGACACGCCCCGCTCGATGTCGCAGGTGACGTGGCTCTACGGGACCGCGGAGACGTCCACGGACGCCGTCTACAATACTCTCGAGACGATGTACGAGAACCGAGACTCGATGGGCGACTACCACGAGCTCCTCTCGTTCTACACGAACGACGACCACTGGACGAGAGAGCCGCATCCCGGCTTCTCGCTCCATCAGGGCACGCAGGACTTCCTCGAGGAGTACGGCCTGAATTAGAGCCGTATTCTTTCTCCGCACTATACAATGAGTACGTATTTCCGAAGGGAGCAGTTTCGACGGCTCGGCGACCGGAGCGTCTATCTCTTCGGGCTGGCCCTGGGCCTGCTGTTGCTGTACTACGCCGAGACGTTCTACGGGGCGAGGGTCCGTCACACGAACCTGGTCCTCGGGCTGTGCCTGGCCATCTTCTATCTGGGTCTCTTTCGAGACGCGTTGGGGCCGGTCGAGGAGAAGACGGGAACCTCCCTGCGGTACCTCTCGAACGGGCTCGATCGCGGCTACGTCCGGTTCGTCAGACCGGTGCTGTTCGTCGCGCTGGCGGCCGTCTCGCTCGTCGTGATGGTCTACATCGACGTGCACCACGTGCGGCTGATGGAGGACGGGCCGATCGTCGGGTACCGGACGGCGGACTACGTGATCGGGGCGATCATCGTGTACCTCTGTACCGACGTCACGGTCCGGTCCTTCGGGAAGCTGATGGCGTCGATCGTTCCCCTCGGGTTCCTGTACGGCTACCTCGGACCGTATCTGCCCGGGGCGCTCTACCACAGCGGGATGGGCACCGAGCAGTTGCTCCGACTGACGGTCCTCGGGATGCAGGGCGTCTACGGCTTCATCCTTCAGGTCGGCGCGACGTGGGTCGCGATATTCCTGCTGCTCGCCGGGCTGACCAAGGCGTACGGCATCCTCGATTACCTGATGGACGTGAGCAAGGAGGTGAGCAAACTGTTCAAGTCCGGTATCGTCCACGCGGCCGTGTTGGCCAGTCTGGCCTTCGGATCGATCACCGGCGCGTCGGCGGCGAACACGGCGACGACCGGGAGCTTCACCATCCCGCTGATGAAGAACCAGGGGGTCGACAAGGGGTACGCGGGCGGAATCGAAACGGTCGCCTCGATCGGCGGCCAGCTCGTGCCGCCGATTATGGGGATCGCGGCGTTCATTATGGCCGATCTCCTGGGCCTCTCGTACGTCAGAATCATCCAGGCGGGGCTCATTCCGGCGGTGCTGTTCTACTTCAGCGTCGTCGTCTCCGTGCAGCTCCTGATTTACAAGTTCGGCTGGCAGACCACCCGTGACGTCGGGGACGTCGAGTACGGCGTCTTCTTAGAGATCCTCTGGTACGTCGCGCCGTTCGTCGTGCTGATCTACTTCCTGGCGTACCAGCAATACACGCCGTTGACGTCGGGGTACTACGCGACGCTGACGCTGATCGGGTTCGTCGCGGTGAAGTACCTCATCGAGCAGCGCGCCGCCGGCGTCGCGAACGCGGTCAAGGACACGGCCAACGGGCTGAAGGTCGGCTCCGAGGAGATGGCACCGCTGCTCGTCATCCTCGGCGCGATCGGGATCATCATCGCGGTGTTCACCCAGACCGGGTTCGCCCAGCGGCTGAACACGCTGATGATCAGTCTCGCCGGCGGGAGCGTGCTGCTCCTGTTGCTCCTCGCGATGGCCGTGAGCCTCATCTTCGGTCTCGGAATGCCGGCACCGGCGGCGTACGTCCTCGTCGCGTCCCTGGCGGGAGCGGCGATGGTTCGGTTCGGTCTGCAGGAACTGGTCGCGCATATGTTTGTCTTCTACTTCGCGATGTACTCCTCGCTCACGCCGCCGGTCGGTCCGTCGACGATCGTCGCCGCGAAGATCGCGGACGCGGAGTACATCGACACGGCGATCAAGTCCTCGAAGCTCGCGCTCTCGGGGTTCGTGATCCCCTTCATCTTCGTCGCGAACGACGTCCTCATCTACTGGGCGTTCCCGTCGACGATCCTCGTGACGTTCGCGATCCTCTCAGGCATCGTCGCCTTCTCGATGACCATCTTCGCGTACGACGGGAGCAGCCGGCTCTCGGTCGTCGGCCGGTCAGTCTACGGAGGGCTGGCCGTGCTGGGATTCTTCGGGACGTACCTGGGGCTCTTCGGGCTTACCACACAGGTGGGCATCGGCGTCGCGATCATCGTGCTCGTCCTCGCCACGTCCGTGATGGAGGTCCCCGGCGTCTCGCGGATGTACGCGCAGTACCTCACGAAGCCGTCGCCGATGACCGACTCGGGTAACTGACGCCCGGGGCGGCGAACGCGGCGCCCGCCTTTCCGTCGGGTTTTTACAGGTCGGAAGGGTACCGCAGGTATGCGAATCGCACGGCTGCAGACCCCCGAGGGACCGATCACGGGCCGGTACGAGGACGGCACCGTCGTCGCCGACGACGGGAGCTACGTCGTCGGGCGCGACGGCACGCTC encodes:
- a CDS encoding TRAP transporter permease produces the protein MSTYFRREQFRRLGDRSVYLFGLALGLLLLYYAETFYGARVRHTNLVLGLCLAIFYLGLFRDALGPVEEKTGTSLRYLSNGLDRGYVRFVRPVLFVALAAVSLVVMVYIDVHHVRLMEDGPIVGYRTADYVIGAIIVYLCTDVTVRSFGKLMASIVPLGFLYGYLGPYLPGALYHSGMGTEQLLRLTVLGMQGVYGFILQVGATWVAIFLLLAGLTKAYGILDYLMDVSKEVSKLFKSGIVHAAVLASLAFGSITGASAANTATTGSFTIPLMKNQGVDKGYAGGIETVASIGGQLVPPIMGIAAFIMADLLGLSYVRIIQAGLIPAVLFYFSVVVSVQLLIYKFGWQTTRDVGDVEYGVFLEILWYVAPFVVLIYFLAYQQYTPLTSGYYATLTLIGFVAVKYLIEQRAAGVANAVKDTANGLKVGSEEMAPLLVILGAIGIIIAVFTQTGFAQRLNTLMISLAGGSVLLLLLLAMAVSLIFGLGMPAPAAYVLVASLAGAAMVRFGLQELVAHMFVFYFAMYSSLTPPVGPSTIVAAKIADAEYIDTAIKSSKLALSGFVIPFIFVANDVLIYWAFPSTILVTFAILSGIVAFSMTIFAYDGSSRLSVVGRSVYGGLAVLGFFGTYLGLFGLTTQVGIGVAIIVLVLATSVMEVPGVSRMYAQYLTKPSPMTDSGN
- a CDS encoding TAXI family TRAP transporter solute-binding subunit is translated as MANDTRGNGSASSTRRRGFLKKAGLLGTVGLAGCMGGGGGGSGDGDSGGDSGGSGGDSSGGDSGGEETTSGGGGSGEKTLVMGTASEVSANFAMMSGLGGVVNENTDEVYMDVRPSASMAANIGRMSRDEIDIGLIESTTAHDVNVGNEPFGEIGVDLRQIVHGSTSDWFLFAADDQYSTIDDIGPDTYVAPGPSGSRVTDMVRRVLELAGVEYQERTTGYGDMGAAVAEGRIDVGLGAFTNVQVGTVTPGWVQEIKGTVDARLLGLPAELQSGINEEGWGNSFEFDVDAEGWAHVPDTPRSMSQVTWLYGTAETSTDAVYNTLETMYENRDSMGDYHELLSFYTNDDHWTREPHPGFSLHQGTQDFLEEYGLN